GACGTCCTGACGATCGTCGAGGGCCGCCATCCGGTGCTGGAGGCGCGGGCGGGGGAACCGGTGACGCCGAACGACGTGAGGCTCGATCCCGCCGCCCGCATCGTCATCCTCACCGGCCCCAACATGTCCGGCAAGTCCGTCTACCTTCGCCAGGTCGGCCACATCGTCATCCTGGCCCAGATCGGGGCGTTCGTCCCGGCCCGCGAGGCCCGGATCGGCATCGTCGATCGGATGTTCACCCGCGTCGGCGCCCAGGACAACCTCGCCCGCGGGCAGAGCACGTTCCTGGTGGAGATGGTGGAGACAGCGAACATCCTCAACAACGTGACCCCGTGCAGTCTGGTCCTGCTCGACGAGGTCGGCCGAGGAACGTCCACGTTCGACGGGCTGGCCATCGCCTGGGCCGTCGTGGAGTCTCTGCACGCGCAGCCCGGCACGAAGGTGCTGTTCGCCACCCACTTCCACGAGCTCACGCAGCTCGCCGACCGCCTGCCCGCCGTACAGAACTTCCACGTGGCCGTGCGCGAGTGGAACGACGAGATCATCTTCCTGCACAAGGTTCGGCCCGGCGGCACCGATCGCAGCTACGGCATCCAGGTCGCGCGGGTGGCCGGGCTGCCGGGGCCGGTCATCGCGCGGGCCCGCGCGCTGCTCGCCGAACTCGAAGCCGCCGGGCAGCGCACGGCCGACGCCCGCGACGCGGCCCAGCTGGGTCTGTTTCCCCCACCGCGCGACCCTATCCTCCAGGACCTGGCGCGCCTGGATCTGGCCCATCTCACGCCGATCGAGGCCCTCAACCTCCTGGTGAAGTGGCAGGGGCAGGTGCGGTGAGGACGCGCCGGATTATTGAGATTGGGGGGGGCGAGACGCCCCCCCCGATTCCCCCCCGGTCCACGCGAGAGCAACCACCGCCTCCGACGGCGCGAGGCGATTCACGATGAGCCGGATCCGGAGGCTGCCCGACCATCTGGTCAACAAGATCGCGGCCGGCGAGGTCGTGGAGCGGCCGGCGTCAGTCGTCAAGGAGCTGGTCGAGAACGCCCTCGACGCCGGCGCCCGCTCGATCACCGTCGACCTGCGCGACGGCGGGGCCGCGCTGGTGCGGGTCACCGACGACGGGGCCGGGATGACGGCCGACGAGGTGCTGCTGGCGCTGGAACGGCACGCCACCTCCAAGCTCGTCGCCGACGAGGATCTCGACACGATCGCCACGCTGGGGTTTCGAGGCGAGGCTCTGCCGGCCCTCTGTGCGGTCTCACGTTTCGTCATCGTCAGCCGGGCCCGAGAGGCGCCGGAGGGGTTTCGCGTCACCGGGGCGGGGGGGGAGATCATCCAGCGGCTGTCGGTCCCGGCCGAGGTCGGCACCACCGTCGAGGTCAGCGATCTGTTCTTCAATACGCCGGCCCGGCTCAAGTTCCTCAAGGCGCCGGCCACCGAGCTGGCCGCCTGCTTGCGCGTGCTGGGACATCTCGCCCTGGCCCATACCGATGTGCACCTCCGGGTCAGGCACGGTCCGCGAGCGGTCCTCACGGCGCCGCCCGCCCCTGATCTGCGCACGCGCGTGGCCGCGCTGTGGGGCTGGGACGTCGGCGCTCGCCTGCTCGGCATCGAGCGGGCGGATCAGGCGGTCAGCGTCCGCGGGGTGGCGGCGCCACCCGATCTCACACGAGGCAGCCGCGACGACGTCGTGATCGTCGTCAATGGCCGTCCGGTGCGCGACCCGGCCCTCTTCCAGGCCGTCCTCGAAGGCTATCGGCCGCTGCTGCCGCGCGATCGCTTTCCGCTGGTGGCGCTGGCCATCGCGCTCCCCCTGGCCGACGTCGACGTCAACGTGCACCCCACGAAAGCCTGGGTGCGCTTTCGCCATCCGCGGCTCGTGCACGAGACCGTCGCGGCGGCCGTCGGCGAGGCGTTGCGCCGGCGCGCCGCCGCGCCGGCGATCGAGCTGCCCGCGGCATCCGGCCCGGCCGGGGCGATCGCCGAGCCGGCCGGCCAGCAGGCGCCACTCTTCGCCGAGACGATCCGGACGTATGAGACCGCCGGGCTCGGGCGCGTGCTCGGTCAGGCTCAGGACACGTTCATCGTGGCCGTCTCGGACACCGAGGTGTTCTTCGTCGACCAGCACGCGGCCCACGAGCGCGTGATCTTCGAACGGCTGCAGGCTGACCTGACCGCGGGCCGCCCACCCGCGCAAGCGCTGCTCTTCCCCGACCCGTTGCCTTTGACGCCGGCGGCGCTCGCACTCCTGGAGCGCTCACGGCAAGCGCTGGAACAGCTGGGCTTCGCCTTCGAGGGCTTCGGGGGCGACACCGTCGTGCTGCGCGCCGTGCCCGGCCTGCTCGAGGGCGATGAGCCGCGCCGGCTCCTCGAGGCGATGCTCGACGAACTGGCCACCGTGAAGGCCGGCGAGCCGGTCCAGGATCGCGCCCTGGCCCTCGTGGCCTGCCGCGCCGCCATCAAGGCCGATACGCCGCTGGAGCGGCCGGAGATGGACCGGTTGCTGGCGGAGCTGGCGGGCACGGCCACGCCCTATTTCTGTCCCCACGGCCGCCCGACCATGAGCCGCATCTCGCTGGCGGACATCCGGCGCGAGGTCCGCCGGGTCTGGTAGCATGAAGACGTACGGATGAAGCGTCCCCTCCTCGTCATCGCGGGGCCGACCGGAGTCGGCAAGACAGCCACCGCGGTCGCCCTGGCGGTGCGGCTGCCGCTCGAAGTGATCAGCGCGGATTCCCGACAGGTGTATCGCGGCATGGATCTGGCCACCGGCAAACCGACGCCGGAGGAGCGGCGCGCCGTGCCCCACCACCTGATCGACGTCGCCGATCCGGACGACCGCTACCACGCCGAGCGGTTCCGCGCCCAGGCCCAGCGCCTGGTGGGCGCCATCCACGAGCGTGGCCGGCTGCCGGCAATCGTCGGCGGTACGGGGTTGTACATCCGGGCGCTGCTGCGCGGGCTCGATCCGGCTCCGCCGGCCGACCCCGAGTTCCGCCGAGAGCTGACCGCGCTGGCGGCTCGGGAGGGCCGGCAGGCGCTGCACGCCCGCCTGAGGCGCGCGGCGCCCGTGTTGGCCCAGCGCCTGCATCCCAACGACGCGGTCCGGGTCATTCGCGCCCTCGAGCGTCTGCGGACGGCTGGGGCCGCGGCGACCGAGCAGGTGCGCTGGGCCCAGCCGGCGCCGTTCTGCGACGTTGCCTATATTGGGCTGACCATGGAGCGCTCGGCCCTGCGCGCACGTCTGGCCGCTCGCGCCGCGGCGATGGTCGCCGCCGGTCTGGGCGAGGAGGTGCACGGGCTCCTGGCGTGTGGCTATGATCCGACGTTGCCGGCCATGCAGGGGATCGGCTACCGTGAGTTCGCGCGCGTCGTGCAGGGCACGCTGCCCGCCGCCGAAGCGCTCCGGCTGATGCAGCGGGATACGATGCGCTACGCCAAGCGGCAGTGGACGTGGTTCGCTCGCGAGCCCGGCGTGCAGTGGCTGGACGTGGGGCTGGCCGGCGGACCCGCAGGCGCCGCCCTGATCATCGAGCGGCGACTACGCGAGCGAGGCCTGATCGGGTGAGGACCGACCGCCGCAACGGCGGACGGGGCGCCGACGGCCGGGAGCGCGCCGTGATCGCGGCCTTGCGGCTGCCGAATCAGCGACGCTGGGAGGTCGAGGAGTCGCTCGACGAGCTGGCGGCCCTGGCCCTGGCGGCGGGCGCCACCGTCGTCCACCGCGTCGTCCAGGAGCGGACGGCGCCCATGCCGGCCCTCTACTTCGGGCGAGGCAAGGTCGACGAGATCGCCCAGGCCGCGCGAGCCACGCGGGCGGAGCTGCTGATCTGCGACGACGCGCTCACGCCCGTGCAGGAGCGCAACCTCTCGCAGGCGCTCGGGCGCAAGGTGATCGACCGCACCGCCCTGATCCTCGACATCTTCGCCCAGCGGGCCCGCACGAGCGAGGGCAAGCTCCAGGTGGAGTTGGCCCAGCTCACCTACCTGCTCCCGAGGCTGGTCGGCCAGTGGACCCACCTCGAGCGCCTGGGCGGCGGCATCGGCACGCGGGGACCGGGCGAGACCCAGCTCGAGTCCGACCGCCGCGTCATCCGCCGCCGCGTGATGCAGATCCGTCGCGAGCTCGAGCACGTGCGGGTGCATCGGCGCGTGCAGCGCGAGGGCCGCCGCCGCGCCGGCCTGCCCGTGGTGGCCCTGGTCGGCTACACGAACGCCGGCAAGACCACGGTGATGAACCGGCTGACGGGGGCGCGCCTGGTGGCGGCCGACCGGCTCTTCGTGACTCTGGATCCCGCCGCGCGCCTGGTCAGCGGCAACGGCCAGCCGCCCTTCATCCTCACCGACACCGTGGGCTTCATCCGCAAGCTGCCGCCCGAGCTGGTC
The DNA window shown above is from Candidatus Methylomirabilota bacterium and carries:
- the hflX gene encoding GTPase HflX, coding for MRTDRRNGGRGADGRERAVIAALRLPNQRRWEVEESLDELAALALAAGATVVHRVVQERTAPMPALYFGRGKVDEIAQAARATRAELLICDDALTPVQERNLSQALGRKVIDRTALILDIFAQRARTSEGKLQVELAQLTYLLPRLVGQWTHLERLGGGIGTRGPGETQLESDRRVIRRRVMQIRRELEHVRVHRRVQREGRRRAGLPVVALVGYTNAGKTTVMNRLTGARLVAADRLFVTLDPAARLVSGNGQPPFILTDTVGFIRKLPPELVAAFRATLEELTEADVLVHVVDASHPSFEEHLAAVETLLDELEVGDRPVVLVLNKVDRIDNRHTVDRLLDARGGVAISAVTGEGLDSLRAAIAASLPPADTIRVRIPHGNPGALALCYNRGRVVERSEDGEHVTLEVALPPALQATLAPYKVARVH
- the mutL gene encoding DNA mismatch repair endonuclease MutL, which codes for MSRIRRLPDHLVNKIAAGEVVERPASVVKELVENALDAGARSITVDLRDGGAALVRVTDDGAGMTADEVLLALERHATSKLVADEDLDTIATLGFRGEALPALCAVSRFVIVSRAREAPEGFRVTGAGGEIIQRLSVPAEVGTTVEVSDLFFNTPARLKFLKAPATELAACLRVLGHLALAHTDVHLRVRHGPRAVLTAPPAPDLRTRVAALWGWDVGARLLGIERADQAVSVRGVAAPPDLTRGSRDDVVIVVNGRPVRDPALFQAVLEGYRPLLPRDRFPLVALAIALPLADVDVNVHPTKAWVRFRHPRLVHETVAAAVGEALRRRAAAPAIELPAASGPAGAIAEPAGQQAPLFAETIRTYETAGLGRVLGQAQDTFIVAVSDTEVFFVDQHAAHERVIFERLQADLTAGRPPAQALLFPDPLPLTPAALALLERSRQALEQLGFAFEGFGGDTVVLRAVPGLLEGDEPRRLLEAMLDELATVKAGEPVQDRALALVACRAAIKADTPLERPEMDRLLAELAGTATPYFCPHGRPTMSRISLADIRREVRRVW
- the miaA gene encoding tRNA (adenosine(37)-N6)-dimethylallyltransferase MiaA produces the protein MKRPLLVIAGPTGVGKTATAVALAVRLPLEVISADSRQVYRGMDLATGKPTPEERRAVPHHLIDVADPDDRYHAERFRAQAQRLVGAIHERGRLPAIVGGTGLYIRALLRGLDPAPPADPEFRRELTALAAREGRQALHARLRRAAPVLAQRLHPNDAVRVIRALERLRTAGAAATEQVRWAQPAPFCDVAYIGLTMERSALRARLAARAAAMVAAGLGEEVHGLLACGYDPTLPAMQGIGYREFARVVQGTLPAAEALRLMQRDTMRYAKRQWTWFAREPGVQWLDVGLAGGPAGAALIIERRLRERGLIG